Below is a window of Ahaetulla prasina isolate Xishuangbanna chromosome 1, ASM2864084v1, whole genome shotgun sequence DNA.
AAAAGAAAACTTCTCGCATGTTCGATaagtttgattgaacttgtgaaaagttttcttttatgtgtttccctggacacaacagtGAGGAATGCgacagagctggaaaggtaagaTGCATCTTATGGCCCAAcacgtcccaccccaccccaatggcaacagcagcctggttgcttcccttccctgccgtctctttatcgagaggggtggcaggtgTGGCAGGGGATAGGGCGGGGCAGGCCACAAGATATAAACCTCAACTGGAAACTGCTGGAAGCAGAGACGAGTCTGGTCAGGCCAGCCGCCTGCTGCAATATCTTCTGGCAGCCAGGGCAGAGAGGCAGCGAAGGGAGCCACAGTCCCACATGGAGCTGGAACCATAGAGCAGGAAGTGCATTCCCAGAGCAGCTGCTGCCAGAAGACTCTCTGCCCCAGCTCCTGGAAGACTCAGCAACAGGCGGCTGGCCCGACTGGCCTCTTACCGCTCAGTCAGTGAGTGGCGCTCTGTCCGGCCGGAGAGGGGATTGTCTGCTGGGTGGCCACTATGTGGCAAAAGGTGCCAGGCAGTTGCTTTCTTGCGAGTAGGGTGGCATTttgtaggcaagggggatggatggatgggaggtgggCAAGCACCAAGAAGACTGGGGAGAGATAGAACAGAAAAGCAGCTCCCGATTAGCATAGCTGATCCATGGGTCACAATTTAGGGGCCCAGCTGCCATTAGCTGACCAGGGAAGGGCAGCCTCCTgtgctgcccatgcccaccccttcactaggaCTTAGTTTCTGGGGAGGGCGTATATTTATGCCCacaccaaaaatcaggcttggctttattttcaggacatgtcatattttcaggaaaacagggtatataatTTGGATTAGGCCAGAAAGCTTGTTATTTCACAACTTGGAAGTGTAAGTAGGAAGAGCTaacttgtggtctgtcagcagcctacagagctggcaatggagttggacagcgatgaggctgaggtgaggccagggccatcgggaagtgaggtccggactccagagcctccagagactgatagtagtgaggcagaggaacaggaggagcctgttcctaattcacgtatgagaagagctgccagaaggcaagagcagctcaagcagagaggagaaCTCGGGAGTAGacccaaaagatgattggcccctctcataagccttaaaacagaccagcaccggcgtttgagctttgccagaaaacgttGCAGCTGCGTTTTCTGCTTCAtgcacatctttgtttttgtggcttctggacgtttgccaggaagggcctttggcagtttgcccaattggaccaaggtttgcaagataactgaggaatttgtgttgggaggcatttgttttactttgagttgaatggctgggaatgaagtaattcccagctgttcaaataaagtttgtttgtttttccatggactaagtttattactacctacttgggcctgggtcacaacataactCATCTAAGCAGCCTCTGTTCCAGATGTTAATTTCAAAATGCAGGTCAATCACAGAATATCTCCCCTACCCCAGATGCAAGGGAAATTTTCTCTACATTCCTacaatgtgtgttttttttaatcacatctgATCAATGGAACCAAGTTAAGTAGAAGCTCCATTCCTCCATCCTTACTGCACCCTTCCCTGTTGTGCTCATTCCTAATCCGTAGCACTCAAATCACCATTTCACCATTTGGAGaagagcccgactccctcttctttgtggcaacccctgagatattggaacacagctatcatgtctcccctagtcctttttattaaactagacatacccagttcctgcaactgttcttcatgttttagcctccagtcccctaatcatctttgttgctcttctctgcactctttctagagtctcaacatcttttttacatcgtggggaccaaagctggatgcaatatttcaagtgtggccttaccaaggcattataaagtggcactaacacttcacatgatcttgattctatccctctgtttatgcagcccagaactgtgttggcttttttagcagctgctgcacttgTCTGTTTTCTCCATCTGAAAAAAGCAATGagccttccttccatttcctctTCCTTGCTCTTGGCAAGTATGTGTCTAACTACCCTGCCTCGGTCAGGCCTTATTTCAAGTACTGAATTCGGTTCTACACATCCGTTTTAAAAGGCTATGTCCCAACGGCAGCAACTCCAAATAAAGGCTGCCAAGACGGTGATGAGACTGCAAACTAAGTATGTTTAACTTGCAGAAGACGACGTGATAGCTGCCTTCATCCATCTGGAGGGCTGCCATATTGTAGACGGTTCAGACTCCTCACTAACCAATGGGATGTAGACACAGATGAGGCATTAGGAAGAACTGCTGGAGAAGAGCAATCAGTAGAAGAGGTTTCTTCCTTTTCACTGGTCTTCAAACAGGCTGGAAAAATCAAAAATGGTGCAGTGAACCCCAGTGTGCAGGAGGTTGGACCTAATAACCTTCTAGGTTTGTTCTAAACCTAAATCTAAACCTCATTCAGTcgagtctgactcttggcaattctatgggtcTCTCCATGTCTTCTGCTCTTTCCATGCTCTGGCTGGTGGCAGCTTGGATGGTGCCCAGCCACCGTGCTCTTTGGCAACCTAGTTTTCTTTTACCACTGACTTTTCCCAGCATAAATATTTTCTCTAGTGAGTTCCCCCTCGCATGATGTGGGCAAAATAAGTGAAATGCAGTTTTGATATTTTTGTCTTCTAGTGATAGGTCTGGTGTTATgcgctctaggacaggggtcaccaacctttcagacctcaaggaccactaaattcataattttaaatctcagggaccactaatatgatctgcctaatgaccggctgggtgggcgtggctaggtagtcatgtgactgggtgggtgcaaTGGtagtcaacttgatgtcactcacgaggGGCTCCTTGCCGTCCTCTATtcgccccttccctcccagcccctcctggcCTGCCTGTCcaggctccttagtgccccaacaggaagcagttattggagcttAGCATTCACcatgaaaaagagttggcaaaacagctggctcagttcaaattgcatctgaccaaggaggctcagcagaagcacctcactaaggactaggagcataggctttccaagcagagggaagacctgcaggagtgcaaggccaggtaccggcacctggaggctcagcaggctgagatggtcagccagttccaggccatgaggcagtcccattggaacaaggccctctggctcttcaccaccagcggcgcttccctccagccttcacccaaagccccacaacaggaggctgaagcagcctGAGTCTgaatttctgctcccctctgacccacacaaaaagaccccgaagggggagactctctgcagtaacacaaatgttcattgcacgtatccagcccaggggccgtagtttgaggacccttgatttagtgcaatattaaaaatgcaaataatttttctatggactaccaaaattttctcatggaccaccagtggtccatggaccaccagttggtgaccgctgctctaggaCATATTCCTTAGTCAACCTTTGTTGTCCAAGGAATacacaggagtcttttccagcaccccaTCTCAAATGAGTCAATTTTGTTCCTGTCTCTttttttaaggtccaactttTACAGCTATAGGTAGCTATGGTGAACACAGGAGAGCAAACTAAGCTATATTTGGTTGCCAGACTGATGTGCTTGCTTTTCCATATTTGGCTCATGTTCATCATTGCTATATGCCCAATACAATCCGACATTTTATTTCTGAGCAGCATTCATTGCTTTGAGATATCTGTGATCCTAGGAAAGAGAATTTTTTCACACATTCTCATTCTTCACCAGGGAGATGAAGCAGACGAAAAAGTGCCTGAAATACTGCTGGAGGTTGACAAAGAGCAAACGTGACCTAACACTGCTTAGAAGCACTACTAAGGCTTATTTTGTAACAGtttatagggccgcggtgtggctcaggctataagaagcctgttattaaacacagctgcctgcaattactgcaggttctagtcccaccagacccaagattgactcagccttccatcctttataaggtaggtaaaatgaggacccagattgttggggggggcaataagttgactttgtaaaaaaatatacaaatagaatgagactattgccttacacaatgtaagccgccctgagtcttcggagaagggcgggatataaatgtaaaaaaaaaaaaaaagtttaaggatggCAAAGCATCAGTACATCTGTCCTTACGGCATCTGTGGAGGGCGGTCCAGCCACCCTATTCAAAGTGACTCAGCTTCTCCTGTTTAAGGAGGGCCAAGAAGTTCACCTGCAGAATCACATGGAGGAATATGCAGTGCATTTGTCAGGCAAAGTTGCTTGGATCTATACCAGTTGGAATCCAGCCTTGGTACAGATCCTATGAAGGTATCTGGGACACGTGCCATGCCCTGTTacctgggatgactttgatcctgttggGCCAGAATCCTCTCAAGTTTGGTTACCTACCCCACATCCCTCCCAATTGGCAAAGGCCTCCCAGATGATGTGTGGCTGGGTTGTCACAGCAGTAAATCCTTGAGAGACGGGGTTGTCTCTTTGCCAGCTGAGGTGCTGATTTATCCCCTCTAGACCAAACTATACTAGATCATTTCCCTACTGTATCCAACCTTCTCTTCTTAGAGAAGGATGTTGAGAACCTGGTTGCACAACAGCATGGAAGGATCCTGAAGATGATTATCTGGACCCTTTTCGGGAAGCTTCAGGCTTGGAATTGAAACAGGGCCAGTTGTGCATGCCTTCCGATGGGAACCCTCATCCTTCTTGGCCCCTCAGTCTTCAGCACCGTCCCCACCAGGGTATCCTTTGGAGGAGGCTCTGGAGGGGGCAGCGCTGCTTTCTGCCAACCCTTCTCGTGCCTCCACGTCATACTGGTCAGGGGCCCTCGGTCCCTCTTCCGAAGGGTCCCACGCGAGTCTCTCTCCGCCCCTGCTTCACGGGAATCCATCGCTTGCCGCCCCCGGCCTGCTGGTTCCGGAGATTCGCCGCTCCTCGTTCAGGGTGGGGCTGTGCTGCACCGCACGGGCCTCCGAGCGGGGAGATTCGCTACAAGGGAGAATCACGTCCACACAGACGTTATAAGAGCGGCCGTCAAGCGCCAACCTAACGCGTGGATCATTTTTCGCGATCCGAGACCTCCCCGTGGACGCTCCCACTGTCCCAACTGCCAACAGGCAGGGCGGGAGGAGAGGCGGGGCATAACGGGCCGAGCCAAGAAAAACGTTCCGCTCCTCATCGAGAGAGGCTGTGAGGCAAGTCAGGCTCGGCCACCTTCCCAACCGGCGCACTCCGATGACACCACCGCGGGGGCCGCTACAACGGCTTCCGGCGGAGTGCCGTCACTTCCGGGCAGTGAGGCGCGGCGGCCCCCATCTTGGGCGGCTGCAGGAGGCGGCGGCCGGGTAGGCGCGGGCGATCGGCGGCGACGTTGCCGCTCTCCACCGCCGGCCATGGCCGGGCAGTTCGACGCGGAGGACCAGGCGAGCTGGTACTGGGGGCGGCTGAGCCGGGCGGAGGCGGTGGAGCTTCTGCAGGGGCAGCGCCACGGCACCTTCCTGGTGCGGGACTCGGGCAGCATCCTGGGCGACTTCGTCCTCTCCGTCTCCGAGAGTTCGCGCGTCTCGCACTACATCGTCAACAGCCAGggtgggggcggggcgggggcggCCCCCTCGGCGCCCGGTGAGTTCCCCCACCTTTTTCCGGCCTCTGGCCCCGCCGCCCGACCCCGGCCGTGGGAGCGGCTGGGAAATCTCTCCTTCGCCCGGATGTCCTGGGGATGCGGCCGAGCGGAACGTCCTGGCTGCAATTTTGGTGGAATCGCTTTTCGATTTACCCATCCCTAAAATCCCCTCGTGGTCTCCCATCCACGCACTAAGCAGGGCCGGCTGCTTGTGTTGTTTGAGATGTGCCGGTGTCGCCGCCACTTCCGTGTAGTTGAATAAAATGCTCTGCCAGGCAGAATTTgagtgttctgtttgtaaaagccCTTTTAGGCAACCGAAGACCCAGTCGGTTGCCTGTCCCTGGGCTGAATGGTGAGGATTGGGACCCTTCCTGTGGTGGCTCTAGAGCCCTGGGATTCCTCAAGACAGgccccttctttcttaaaaaagGCAGGTCAAGTCATGTTGTGTAATTGCATTTAGGTTTGTGGTTGTTCCCTTTACTTAAAGGAGCTGATATCTTCTTTTGAGTTTGTGTATTGCCTCTGAAGAGCTACTTAACTTTGCTACTTACAAAGTGGATTTGTGCATAAGTTACTGCTAAATGTACAGACTCAATGGTACTGTAAAGTAATGGATATTATTTAGTTTttcatttttaagaaacaaaatggattatTGGTTGAATGCTATTCTTGGTGTTGCCTGTTTTGtttcattatttcctttttttttgttttgtttccccgcTTGCAGGGTTGTCTCCTAAGTTTCGGATAGGTGATCAAGAGTTTGATTCTTTACCAGCTTTGTTGGAGTTCTACAAAATACACTACTTGGACACTACAACATTGATAGAGCCTGTTTCAAAATCAAAGCATAACAATGATGCACAGCTCAGGCAGGAAGAAGCTGAATATGTACGTGCTCTTTTTGACTTTAGTGGCAATGATGAGGAAGATCTCCCATTTAAGAAAGGAGACATACTGAGGATCTGGGAAAAGCCTGAAGAACAGTGGTGGAATGCAGAGGACGGTGGCGGCAGGCGAGGCATGATACCAGTTCCTTATGTCGAGAAGTATAAGCCTGCCTCTGCTGCAGTATCCGCTCCGATTGGAAGTAACCAGGATAGTACCGTCCCACAAGCATTGGGTGGGCCAGAACCAGGCCCCTATGCCCAGCCTAGCATCAATACGCCACTCCCCAATCTTCAAAATGGGCCAATACTTGCCCGTGTCATCCAGAAGCGGGTCCCTAATGCTTATGACAAGACAGCCTTGGCCTTGGAGGTATGTAGTGGCGCAGTGCAGAGAGAATTCTCACTCAGATTCTTCTGTTTTGAAAAGAACGGAGAACCCAGCGAGCAGCACGGTTTCCAAGCCACTGGTGCTGAGGTTCCCCACAAATGTAGCCTGCAGAAAGACTAGCATGATGATCTTGAAATGGATAGTATTTCTGTGTTGtgagtgctgtgtgtgtgtgtttgtctcttCTGTGAGAAGCTCACTGATTACTTAAGTTCTGTCTGAAGCATGTTTCAGAGGAAAAGTTACTATAGTGAAAAAATCTAGTTTGGCCTTTCATGCCCAAGGTCATGGGTTATACTGCTTAGAGGTTTGACACGCATTAACTATTTTCTTGGGTGTCAGCTAAATGTATCCCAGCTTGATTTCTTCTAAAGCAACAGGATAAGGCAGAAAATGGCACTGGAAGAGGGTTGGGGTGTTACTTCACTTGGGAACTGATACCAGAAGGTCCTGCCTTAATGTTGCAGATAGTCtataatttacaaccacaactgagcccagaatttatgtttttaagtgataaatttgttgagttttgccccattttatgactcttcttgccacatatgttaagtaaatcactacagTCGTTAAATTactaacacgattgttaagtgaatctggtttccccattgactttgcttgtcagaaagtcgcaaaagaggatcacatgactctgagacactgcataaagttgtcaagcatccaaatataaatcacatgaccatggggatgctacaatcatAAATGGAAACGTCCTTTTTTcatagacacttttttcagtgccattgtaacttcagtcactaaacaaactgttgtaagtgaaggactacctctgGTTACGTCTCCTTAGCCAGATTGTGATGCTTGAACTGCTTCTATACTTACATGGAACACCGTAACTGCCTATTACCGGTAGCAGCTCAGTGTATAGCTCTTTGATGCCTTTGCCTTGCCTTGGGAGGAATCCCACAATGGGCTATTGAGGAACACTAATTGTGACAATCTTGGCTTATATATTTAAAGGGTAACACACCCTTGTTCCCAAGACATTACTTTGTTCTCAAGCTGGAATTGTTTGTAATTGTTTCCGAAGTCATTACTTTTAAGCAGAACTGCCAGAACAATGAGGCATGACAACAGAGTTCTGACTTTTCAACATGGGAGGCTTGGAGATGTCACTCCAGAGATAAAGAAAATCATACGTGTATACAAAATGACTATGCAAATTTCTAGTCATTCTTAGCCTTGGGTGCAGGgtggagttgatttaaatcaacttaatTTA
It encodes the following:
- the CRK gene encoding adapter molecule crk; amino-acid sequence: MAGQFDAEDQASWYWGRLSRAEAVELLQGQRHGTFLVRDSGSILGDFVLSVSESSRVSHYIVNSQGGGGAGAAPSAPGLSPKFRIGDQEFDSLPALLEFYKIHYLDTTTLIEPVSKSKHNNDAQLRQEEAEYVRALFDFSGNDEEDLPFKKGDILRIWEKPEEQWWNAEDGGGRRGMIPVPYVEKYKPASAAVSAPIGSNQDSTVPQALGGPEPGPYAQPSINTPLPNLQNGPILARVIQKRVPNAYDKTALALEVGELVKVTKINMSGQWEGECNGRRGHFPFTHVRMLDQQNPEEDFS